One region of Ardenticatena maritima genomic DNA includes:
- a CDS encoding response regulator transcription factor, with translation MFILATRKTILDTLAALLRDVGYEVVAERNRRRLVRQARYMSPDVLLVDLAHTNTEMLETCHAIQRRIRVPLVLIGSESDIPQMDSFREAFHVADEVIRPFENERLLDAIEKAFDETRWLEIGDVRLDRRLAVLETPRGAFHLRPKEFLLLELLMRHPGRLFTLGELAHRVWEWDEDYVNIDPDDEDPALRKKKYGTLYVHIRWLRKKLEANPNRPRYLHTVRGKGYVFEDRGAM, from the coding sequence GTGTTTATTCTCGCGACTCGCAAAACCATTTTAGACACACTGGCGGCCTTGTTGCGTGATGTCGGCTATGAGGTGGTCGCCGAACGCAATCGGCGGCGCCTGGTGCGGCAGGCGCGGTATATGTCGCCCGATGTCTTGCTGGTGGATTTGGCGCATACCAACACAGAAATGCTCGAAACATGCCACGCCATCCAGCGGAGAATCCGTGTGCCGCTGGTCCTGATTGGCAGCGAATCCGACATTCCCCAAATGGACTCTTTTCGCGAAGCGTTCCATGTGGCTGACGAAGTGATTCGCCCATTTGAAAATGAGCGCCTTCTGGATGCGATTGAGAAGGCTTTTGATGAGACCCGCTGGCTTGAAATTGGAGATGTGCGCTTGGATCGCCGGTTGGCGGTGCTGGAAACCCCGCGAGGCGCCTTCCATTTGCGCCCAAAAGAGTTCTTGCTGCTTGAATTGCTTATGCGACATCCGGGGCGCCTCTTTACGCTAGGGGAGTTGGCGCACCGTGTATGGGAGTGGGATGAAGATTACGTGAACATTGACCCCGATGATGAAGACCCCGCATTGCGCAAGAAAAAATACGGCACGCTCTATGTGCACATTCGCTGGTTACGCAAAAAACTGGAAGCAAACCCAAACCGACCGCGCTACCTGCACACCGTGCGTGGCAAGGGGT
- a CDS encoding polyprenol monophosphomannose synthase, producing MRVCIVVPTYNESDNIKQLIEALFALPLDDLHIVIVDDNSPDGTAEIARALANQHEGRIHVIVRNGKQGLGSAYKMGFAYALSLGADAVVQMDADFSHSPEYIPQMIALLDTYDVVVGSRYVEGGRVDERWSWWRYFLSWWANQIYTRAILRLRVKDMTAGFKAFRRHVLEQIDFSRVVSNGYIFQVEVAYLCEKMGFRVHEIPIYFEDRRIGKSKLSVPVKIEAALRVWQIRWRHRHVRPIAHSHPPIYSTASQQEP from the coding sequence TTGCGAGTTTGTATCGTTGTACCAACATATAATGAAAGCGACAACATCAAGCAACTCATCGAAGCGTTGTTCGCGCTTCCGCTAGATGACCTGCACATCGTCATCGTGGACGATAACTCGCCAGACGGGACAGCCGAGATTGCACGTGCCCTTGCGAACCAACACGAAGGGCGCATCCACGTCATTGTCCGCAATGGCAAGCAAGGCTTGGGCAGCGCCTACAAAATGGGCTTTGCCTACGCCCTTTCGCTCGGCGCTGACGCCGTCGTGCAGATGGACGCCGATTTTTCCCACTCTCCCGAATACATCCCGCAGATGATTGCGCTGCTCGACACCTACGACGTTGTTGTTGGGTCGCGCTATGTGGAAGGCGGGCGCGTGGATGAGCGTTGGTCCTGGTGGCGGTATTTTCTTTCGTGGTGGGCGAACCAAATCTACACGCGGGCGATTTTGCGTTTGCGCGTGAAAGATATGACGGCGGGCTTCAAAGCATTCCGACGCCACGTCCTCGAACAGATTGATTTCTCGCGCGTGGTCAGCAACGGCTACATCTTTCAGGTGGAAGTCGCCTACTTGTGTGAAAAGATGGGCTTCCGCGTTCACGAGATTCCCATCTACTTTGAAGACCGCCGCATTGGGAAAAGCAAACTGAGCGTACCCGTCAAAATCGAAGCCGCTTTGCGTGTCTGGCAAATCCGCTGGCGGCATCGCCATGTTCGCCCCATCGCGCACTCACACCCGCCGATTTACTCCACCGCATCACAACAAGAACCATGA
- a CDS encoding flippase translates to MRWQAVFDRRWRHLVRRFAPALFFFLLPMALFWQVTLGGKSLVPFDNLYQFAPWHAYADQMGVGLPHNELLSDLLLENYAWKRYFRTSFETRQLPLWNPHIFSGMPFLADGQHSMLYPLSVLFLIMPVWAAYGWFTVITLALAGLNMYIFLRVLGLRRSAALLGGLVFQGSAFLTISVVFQMIIAAATWLPLLLAMIHKLFEKARQGITDPTAYIPWVFIGSVAVGLSALAGHPEMFYYNVLVGALYGVWHLVGLWRDQRSAHPWRMVNLVAFWGVALACVGALLGAAQLVPLYELVRANFREGSATLAEVRSWAYPPRQLMAFLIPDFWGNPARHQVFDIVARTWRPIITQNVMGQTLNYVAWTQGLPTWKNYVEGAAYLGVFPLLLASLGAWWGRRRRTPLFFTVLIVVSMLFIFGTPFYAVLYYGLPGWKQLHTPFRWVYPYTVAVSVLAAYGWHALCTESQHLHTAARWLGRLALAGALGGLALLGLMLMVPTPFVRLAERVMQASELTRVAFGGDPALLVSYQWRNFAWFGVFLAGSGLALLALLRRHRFAPHLALAVVFADLFIAAWGFNPATSPDLIHFTPPEIAWLTEQFDPTTPWRLTSLDGEGPPVFIANTPWFYGLHDVRGYDSIIIKHYVEFMEQVEGQGQLLYNRISPLFWEGSLDSALLDLLNVRYVLTLQSVERPGWRLAYEGAVRIYENEDVLPRAFILPAAQAEVRTHEEIIANLKSLDPRREVWLEATDDARPALAETNATRMDAVPASILRYTENEIEMAVETEAPAVLVLADVWFPGWRAFVRPAEGGEEREIPIWRANGALRAVEVPAGAWVVRWKYSPNSVKVGFFGSFLGTVLLVLAAAYWLWGRIYQEQPDEHAVRRVAKNSLAPMALQLLNKVVDTVFAAFTARILGPAGLGAYAFAIAIIWYFIIFSNFGLGTLLTREVAKDREAADRYLASTIWARLGLFALSAPVLFAIIWVWETQFGLSRTTSWAIVLLAIGLIPSNLADALTAVFRAFEKFEIPALISTITTILKVSIGAGALLAGYGVIGLAATSIITNIITLGLLAFLLIRQGLVSRPRLTFDWSFQRTMLSTAFPLMLNDFLSTAFFRMDVAILQPMKGDTVVGWYNVGYKFIDGLNIIPSSFTLAIFPVMARYAEGARDALLRTTVLSLRWLVMLALPICILTVRYADGIILAFGGPEYLPHSATALRLLIWFLPFSFINSVVHYVLIAVNQQRYLTRAFVIGVGFNLVANLALIPRFSYQAAAVNTVLSEIALLLPFYYLLRQHVGAIPWRHIFGAPLLASALMALPLWVGGLPFYAAIPLAGVVYLVGLFSLKAFTPDDWGVLMRLLPARFTPYVERLQALS, encoded by the coding sequence ATGAGGTGGCAAGCCGTGTTCGATCGCCGTTGGCGTCATCTGGTTCGCCGGTTTGCTCCGGCGTTGTTTTTCTTTTTACTCCCCATGGCGCTCTTCTGGCAGGTGACACTGGGCGGGAAAAGCCTGGTTCCCTTTGACAATCTGTATCAGTTTGCCCCGTGGCATGCCTACGCCGACCAAATGGGCGTGGGATTGCCGCACAACGAATTGCTGAGCGACCTTCTGCTGGAAAATTACGCCTGGAAGCGCTATTTCCGCACCTCGTTCGAGACGCGCCAGTTGCCGCTCTGGAACCCACACATTTTCAGCGGCATGCCCTTCCTCGCCGATGGGCAGCATAGCATGCTCTACCCGCTTTCGGTGCTCTTCCTCATCATGCCGGTGTGGGCGGCATATGGCTGGTTTACGGTCATCACGCTGGCGCTCGCCGGGCTGAACATGTACATCTTCTTGCGTGTGCTTGGGTTGCGTCGAAGCGCCGCACTGCTGGGCGGGCTGGTCTTTCAAGGAAGCGCTTTTCTCACCATCAGCGTGGTCTTCCAGATGATTATCGCCGCGGCCACGTGGCTCCCGCTGCTGCTGGCGATGATTCACAAACTGTTTGAAAAAGCCCGCCAGGGCATTACCGACCCCACAGCCTACATTCCCTGGGTGTTCATTGGCAGCGTCGCGGTGGGGCTTTCGGCGCTCGCCGGGCATCCCGAAATGTTCTACTACAACGTGCTGGTGGGCGCCCTCTACGGCGTCTGGCATCTGGTCGGGTTGTGGCGCGACCAACGCAGCGCGCATCCATGGCGCATGGTGAACCTTGTGGCGTTCTGGGGCGTCGCGCTGGCATGTGTGGGGGCGCTGTTAGGAGCGGCGCAACTTGTCCCCCTGTATGAATTGGTACGCGCCAACTTCCGCGAAGGCAGCGCCACACTTGCCGAAGTGCGCAGTTGGGCATACCCACCCCGCCAATTGATGGCGTTCCTCATCCCCGATTTCTGGGGCAACCCTGCACGCCACCAGGTGTTCGATATTGTGGCGCGCACATGGCGCCCCATCATCACCCAAAACGTCATGGGGCAAACGCTCAACTACGTCGCCTGGACGCAAGGCTTGCCCACGTGGAAGAACTACGTCGAAGGGGCGGCGTATCTCGGCGTTTTCCCACTCCTGCTGGCAAGCCTGGGGGCGTGGTGGGGACGCCGTCGGCGCACGCCGCTTTTCTTTACCGTGCTGATTGTGGTCAGCATGCTCTTCATCTTTGGCACGCCTTTCTACGCCGTGCTCTACTACGGCTTGCCCGGCTGGAAGCAACTGCACACCCCCTTCCGCTGGGTGTACCCGTACACGGTTGCCGTCAGCGTGCTCGCGGCGTATGGCTGGCACGCTCTCTGCACCGAAAGCCAGCACTTGCACACCGCGGCGCGCTGGCTGGGGCGGCTGGCGCTCGCGGGGGCGCTTGGCGGGCTGGCGCTGTTGGGGCTCATGCTCATGGTGCCCACGCCTTTCGTGCGGCTTGCCGAGCGCGTCATGCAGGCGAGCGAATTGACACGCGTGGCGTTCGGCGGGGACCCGGCGCTGTTGGTGAGTTATCAATGGCGCAATTTTGCCTGGTTCGGCGTCTTCCTGGCGGGAAGTGGGCTGGCGTTGCTGGCGCTGCTGCGTCGTCATCGTTTTGCTCCCCATCTCGCGCTGGCGGTGGTTTTTGCCGACCTCTTCATTGCTGCCTGGGGGTTCAATCCCGCCACCTCACCCGATTTGATTCACTTCACCCCACCTGAGATTGCCTGGCTGACCGAGCAATTCGACCCTACAACGCCCTGGCGTCTCACCTCGCTGGATGGCGAGGGACCACCCGTTTTCATCGCCAACACGCCCTGGTTCTACGGCTTGCACGACGTTCGCGGCTACGATTCCATCATCATCAAGCATTATGTCGAGTTCATGGAGCAAGTCGAAGGGCAAGGTCAACTGCTCTACAACCGCATCTCGCCGCTCTTTTGGGAAGGCTCATTGGATAGCGCCTTGCTCGACCTGCTGAATGTGCGCTATGTGCTCACCCTGCAATCGGTGGAGCGCCCCGGTTGGCGGCTAGCCTACGAAGGCGCGGTACGCATTTACGAGAACGAAGACGTGTTGCCGCGTGCGTTCATCTTGCCGGCGGCGCAAGCCGAAGTGCGCACACATGAAGAGATCATCGCCAACTTAAAATCGCTTGACCCGCGCCGCGAGGTGTGGCTGGAAGCGACCGACGACGCCCGCCCTGCGCTCGCTGAAACGAACGCTACGCGCATGGACGCCGTCCCCGCGTCCATCCTGCGCTACACCGAAAACGAAATCGAAATGGCAGTTGAAACCGAAGCGCCGGCGGTGCTGGTGCTCGCCGACGTGTGGTTTCCCGGCTGGCGGGCGTTCGTGCGCCCCGCGGAAGGCGGCGAAGAGCGCGAAATCCCCATCTGGCGCGCCAACGGGGCGCTGCGGGCGGTGGAAGTGCCCGCCGGGGCATGGGTGGTGCGCTGGAAATACAGCCCCAACTCGGTGAAAGTGGGCTTTTTCGGCAGTTTCCTGGGCACCGTTTTGCTGGTGCTTGCCGCAGCCTACTGGTTGTGGGGGCGCATCTACCAGGAACAACCCGACGAGCACGCCGTGCGGCGCGTCGCCAAGAACAGCCTGGCGCCCATGGCGCTCCAACTCCTCAATAAAGTCGTAGATACTGTTTTCGCCGCCTTCACCGCGCGCATCCTGGGACCGGCGGGCTTGGGGGCGTATGCCTTCGCCATCGCCATCATCTGGTACTTTATCATCTTCTCGAACTTCGGGCTGGGTACGCTGCTCACGCGCGAAGTGGCAAAAGACCGTGAAGCCGCCGACCGCTATCTGGCAAGCACTATTTGGGCGCGTTTGGGGCTGTTCGCGCTCTCCGCCCCTGTGCTCTTCGCCATCATCTGGGTGTGGGAAACGCAATTTGGCTTGAGCCGCACCACCAGTTGGGCGATTGTCCTGCTGGCGATTGGATTGATTCCCAGCAACCTCGCCGACGCACTCACAGCGGTTTTTCGCGCCTTTGAGAAGTTTGAAATTCCGGCGCTCATCTCCACCATCACCACCATTTTGAAAGTGAGCATCGGAGCGGGCGCACTGCTGGCGGGCTACGGTGTCATCGGGTTGGCGGCGACTTCCATCATCACCAACATCATCACGCTGGGCTTGCTGGCGTTCTTGCTCATTCGCCAGGGGCTGGTCTCGCGCCCGCGGCTGACGTTTGATTGGTCGTTCCAGCGCACAATGCTGAGCACAGCCTTCCCACTCATGTTGAACGACTTTCTGAGCACGGCATTTTTCCGCATGGACGTGGCAATTCTCCAACCGATGAAGGGCGACACGGTTGTAGGGTGGTATAACGTCGGCTACAAATTCATTGACGGGCTGAACATCATCCCCAGTTCGTTCACCCTCGCCATCTTTCCCGTCATGGCGCGCTACGCCGAAGGCGCGCGCGACGCCCTTTTGCGTACAACGGTGCTTTCCCTGCGCTGGCTGGTCATGCTGGCATTGCCTATCTGCATCCTGACAGTGCGCTACGCGGACGGCATCATCCTCGCCTTCGGTGGTCCCGAATACCTGCCCCACTCAGCGACCGCCTTGCGCCTGCTCATCTGGTTCTTGCCATTCAGTTTCATCAACTCGGTTGTGCACTACGTCTTGATTGCCGTGAACCAACAGCGCTATCTCACGCGCGCGTTCGTCATAGGGGTTGGCTTCAACCTCGTGGCGAACCTTGCCCTTATTCCGCGCTTCTCCTATCAAGCCGCCGCCGTCAACACTGTGTTGAGCGAAATCGCTTTGCTGCTCCCCTTCTACTACCTGTTGCGTCAACACGTGGGCGCAATTCCGTGGCGGCATATTTTCGGCGCGCCGCTGCTGGCGTCGGCGCTCATGGCGTTGCCGCTCTGGGTGGGGGGCTTGCCGTTTTACGCCGCCATTCCACTCGCAGGCGTTGTGTACCTGGTGGGGTTGTTCAGCCTCAAAGCCTTCACCCCCGACGATTGGGGGGTGCTCATGCGCTTGTTGCCCGCACGCTTCACGCCTTACGTGGAACGGCTGCAAGCCCTTTCGTAA
- a CDS encoding HAD-IIA family hydrolase: protein MGHLGAVKGYLLDMDGVLYRGNTVRPGAREWIAYLHEHNIPYLCVTNNATRTSAEYEAKLARLGIPITAERILGSAETTAAWLQRQAPGATVYAIGTEGLRSELRRHALQVVDGVPPSEVNAVVVGLDPTLTYEKLKIATLAINAGATFIGTNPDATYPSEEGLAPGCGAILAAVERATGQRPIIIGKPEPIIFREALRRLGLQAEEVAMVGDRLDTDIEGGHRMGMTTILILGGVTSEEELEITPILPDYVFADLGELLRAVQEGRA, encoded by the coding sequence ATGGGACATCTTGGCGCTGTCAAAGGGTATCTGCTGGACATGGACGGCGTGCTCTATCGGGGCAACACAGTGCGCCCCGGCGCACGCGAATGGATTGCATACTTGCATGAGCACAACATCCCCTACTTGTGTGTGACGAACAACGCCACACGCACCTCCGCCGAATACGAAGCCAAACTGGCGCGGCTTGGGATTCCCATCACCGCGGAGCGTATTTTGGGCTCGGCGGAAACCACCGCCGCCTGGTTGCAACGCCAGGCGCCCGGTGCAACTGTGTATGCTATCGGTACCGAAGGGTTGCGCTCAGAACTTCGGCGGCACGCCTTGCAGGTGGTGGACGGCGTTCCCCCCTCTGAGGTGAATGCCGTTGTGGTTGGGCTTGACCCAACACTCACGTATGAGAAGTTGAAAATCGCCACGCTTGCCATCAACGCGGGCGCGACATTCATCGGCACCAACCCGGACGCCACCTACCCCAGCGAAGAAGGGCTTGCCCCAGGATGCGGCGCAATTTTGGCGGCGGTGGAACGCGCGACCGGGCAACGCCCCATCATCATCGGCAAACCCGAGCCAATCATCTTCCGCGAAGCCCTGCGCCGATTGGGGCTACAAGCCGAAGAGGTGGCTATGGTCGGCGACCGCCTTGACACCGACATCGAAGGCGGCCACCGCATGGGCATGACCACGATTCTCATTCTGGGGGGCGTGACCAGTGAAGAGGAGTTGGAAATCACTCCCATCTTGCCCGATTACGTCTTCGCCGATTTAGGCGAGTTGCTGCGTGCTGTGCAAGAAGGGCGCGCGTA